The genomic window acaagatgccgaacccttctacttgtggaggggggtggcttatatagagtgcgccaggaccccagccagcccacataggagagggtttaaggtgagttaagtccggggcgttactggtaacgccccacataaagtgtctttactaccataaagcctacttaattgcaggccgttgcagtgcagagtgcctcttgacctcctggtggtcgagtgagtcttcatggtcgagtccttcaagtcagtcgagtgagtccctcgttggtcgactggaaggcgacctcttctaagggtgtccttgggcaaggcACTTAGACCAGGTCCATGacactaccctaggtacatgaccccatcacctgtctcgtggccaccccgggcaccgtctcgcgttgattttacttcccaaaaatcacaaatattccaaaataattctccgtccatttttatcccgtttggactccgtttgatatggggtttctgcgaaacataaaacatgcaacagacaggaactggcactgggcactggatcaatatgttagtcccaaaaaatagtataaaaagttgccaaaagtatatgaaagttgtagaatattggcatggaacaatcaaatattatagatacaatggagacgtatcacccatcatctatttattacttcccaatgccttcctctaggcccaaataatggtgaagtgtcatgtagtcgacattcacataacaccactagaggagagacaacatacatctcatcaaaatatcgaacgaatagaaaattcacatgactattaatagcaagacttcacccatgtccttaggaacaaatgtaactactcacaaagcatattaatgttcataatgagaggagtattaatatgcattaaggatcagaacatatgatcttccaccaaataaaccaattagcatcaactacaaggagtaatcaacactactagcaacccataggtaccaatttgtggttttgatacaagattggatacaagagatgaactagggtttttagaggagatggtgttggtgaatatgttgatggagattgaccccctcccgatgagaggatcgttggtgatgacgatgatgatgatttccccctcccggagggaagtttccccggcagaacagctccgccggagccctagattggttccgccaaggttccgcctcgtggtggcggagttttgtcccgtaagcttgcttatgattttttccagggtaagagacttcatatagcagaagatgggcatcggagggccaccagggggcccacgagacaggggggcgcccccagtaggggggcgcccccaccctcgtggctagggtgtgggccccctctggtactttctttgctcaataattcttattaattccaaaaatgactttcgtggagtttcaggacttttggagctgtgcagaataggtttccaatatttgctccttttccagccagaatcccagttgccggcattctccctcttcatgataaaccttgtaaaataagagagaatagccataagtattgtgacataatgtgtaataacagcccataatgcaataaatatcgatataaaagcatgatgcaaaatggacgtatcagcgtgccgacgacgatcacatcgacctaggaaccatttcccacgcacatcgtcacctcgtccttagccaatcttcgtttaatccatatcCCCTATTtcgtgttacaaatatgagcaacagaaccagtatcaaatacccaggcgcgactacgagcattagtaaggtacacatcaataacatgtatatcaaatatacctttcactttgccatccttcttatcccccaaatacttggggcagatccgcttctagtgactagtccctttgcagtagaagcactcagtttcaggcttaggtccagacttcggtttcttctcctgagcagcaactttcttgccgttcttcttgaagttccccttcttccctttgcccttttcttgaaactagtggtcttgttgaccatcaacacttgatgctccttttttatttctacctccgcagcctttagcatcgcgaagagctcaggaatagtcttgttcatcccttgcatattatagttcatcacgaagcctttatagcttggtggcagtgattgaagaactctgtcaatgacactatcatcaggaagattaactcccagctgagtcaagtggttatggtacccagacattctgagtatgtgttcactgacaaaactattctcctccattttagaACTATAGACCTTGTTGGAGATTCATATCTCTCAGTtctggcatttgcttgaaatattaacttcaactcttggaacatctcatatgctccatgatgttcaaaacgtctttgaagtcccgattctaagccgtaaagcatggcacactgaactatcgagtagtcatcagctttgctctgccagaagttcttaacgtcatcagtagcatctgcagctgatacgtctccatcgtatctataattttgattgttccatgccaatattctacaactttcatatacttttggcaactttttatattatttttgggactaacatattgatcaagtgcccagtgccagttcctgttggttgcatgttttatgtttcgcagaaaccccataccaaacagagtccaaacgggataaaaacggatggagatcatttttggaatatttgtgatttttgggaagaaaaaccaatgcgagacggtgcccgagggggccacgaggtagggggcgtgccctagggaggcagtcgcgcccctgaccctcgtgggcaccccataaggtagttgacgctcttcttttgctgcaagaaagctaatttttggagaaaaatctgggcaaaagtttcaatccaatcggagttacgaatctccggatataaaagaaacggtgccaagGCAGAATCTGggagcacagaaacagagagagacatagacatatccaatctcggaggggctctcgcccctcccatgccatgggggccatggaccagaggggaaacccttctcccatctagggagaaggtcaaggaagaagaagaagaagaagaaaggggcctctccccccctcgcttccggtggcgccggaacgctgccgggggccatcatcatcaccatgatctacaccaacacctccatcatcgacaccaacgtctccatcaccttcccccatctatattcagcggtccactctcccgcaacccgctgtaccctctacttgaacatggtgctttatgcttcatattattttccaatgatgtgttgccatcctatgatgtctgagtagattttcgttgtcctaccggtgattgatgaatttctatgattggtttagtttgcttgtggttatgttgctatcctattgtgccctccgtgtcgcgcaagcgtgagggattcccgatgtagggtgttgcaatacattcatgattcgcttatagtgggttgcttgagtgacagaagcataaacccgagtaagggggttgtggcgtatgggataaaggggacttgatgctttaatgctatggttgggttttaccttaatgatctttagtagttgcggatgattggtagagttccaatcataagtgcatatgatccaagaagagaaagtatgttagcttatgcctctcccacataaaactcgccatcggtctagtaaagtagtcaattgcttatggacaatttcacaactcctaccaccactttcccacactcgctatatttactttattgcttctttatctaaacagcccctactttttatttacgtgttctttatattcctgcaaacctatccaacaacacctacaaagtacttctagtttcatacttgttctaggtaaagcgaacactaagcatgcgtagagtcgtatcagtggcagataggacttgagaaaatatttgttctacctttagctcctcgttgggttcgacactcttacttatcgaaagaggctacaattatcccctacacttgtgggttatcagcagcaggcctggcacccagcggtgcttccaagacgtaattcttctgtgcagcaatgaggataatcctcaaattatagacccagtccgtatagttgttgccatcatctttcaacttagctttctctaggaacgcattaaaattcaaaggaatggtagcatgggccattgatctacaataacataaacatgcaaaataactatcaggactaagttcatgataaattaaagttcaattaatcatattacttaagaactcccacttagatagacatccctctagtcatctaaatgatcacgtgatccaaatcaactaaaccatgtccgatcatcacgtgagatggagtagctttcaatggtgaacatcactatgttgatcatatctactatatgattcacattcgacctttcggtctcagtgttctgaggccatatctgcatatgctaggctcgtcgagtttaacctgagtattctgtgtgtgcaaaactggcttgcacccgttatatgtgaaatagagcttatcacacccgatcatcacgtggtgtctcggcacggcgaactgtagcaacggtgcatgctcagggagaacacttataccttaaaatttagtaagggatcatcttataatgctaccgtcgtactaagcaaaataagatgcataaaagataaacatcacatgcaatcaaaaaatgtgacatgatatggccataatcatcttgtgctcatgatctccatcaccgaagcatcgtcatgatctccattgtcaccaacacgacaccttcatctccatcgtagcatcgttgtcatctcgccaactattgcttctacgactatcctactgcttagtgataaagtaaaacaattacatggtgattgcattgcatacaataaagggacaaccatatgtctcctgccagttgctgataacttcgttacaagacatgatcatctcatacaacaatttatatcacatcatgccttgaccatatcacatcacagcaagccctgcaaaaacaagttagacgtcctctactttgttgttgcaaattttacgtggctgctacgggcttctagcaagaaccgttcttacctatgcatcaaaaccacaccgatttttcgtcaagtgttctgtcttaaccttcaacaaggaccgccgtagtcaaacttgattcaactaaagttggagaaacagacacctgccagccacctatgtgcaaaagcacgtcggtagaaccagtctcatgaacgcagtcatgtaatatcggtccgagccgcttcatccaacaataccgccgaatcaaagtaagacgttggtggtaagcagtatgactattatcgcccacgactctttgtgttctactcgtgcatataacatctacgcatagacctggctcggatgccactgttggggaacgcggtaatttcaaaaaatttcctacgatcatgcaagatctatctaggtgatgcatagcaacaataggggagagtgtgtccacgtaccctcgtagaccgaaagcggaagcatttcaataacacggttgatgtcgtcgaacttcttcgtgatccaaccgatcaagtaccgaacgcacgtcacctccgtgttcagcacatgtttagctcgatgacgtccctcgtgatcttgatccagttgaggacgagggtgagttccatcagcacgacggcgtggcaacggtgatgatgatgctaccagcgcagggcttcgcctaagcgctacgatggtatgatcgaggtgtgtaactgtggagggggcaccgcacatggttaagagaaacttgtgtgtcctagggtgcccccctgcccccgtatataaaggagcaagggggaggccccTAGAGGCGCGCCCAAAGAGAGGgacctactaggactactagtcctagtaggattccatcaCAAGGAAGAgatggggaaggaaggagagggagagggagtaggaaagggggcgccgccccccttcccttgtcctatttggactccaggggggcgcggcctgccctggctggcctcctctctctccactaaggcccatggtggcccattagttcccccggggggttccggtaacccctttgACACTCCGGTTTTACCCAAAACTTCCCGGAACACTTGTTTGAATAACATggtccaacatatcaatctttatgtctcgaccatttcaagactcctcgtcaggtctgtgatctcatccgggactccgaacaaacttcggtcatcaaaaacacatgatcatcatcgaacgttaagcgtgcggaccctacgggttcgtgaacaatgtagacatgaccgagacacatctccggtcaataaccaatagcggaacctggatgctcatattggctcctacatattctacgaagatctttatcggtcaaaccgcataacaacatacgttgttccctttgtcatcggtatgttacttgcccgagattcgattgtcggtatcatcatacctagttcagtctcgttactggcaagtctctttactcgctccgtaatacttcatcccgcagctaactcattagtcacattgcttgcaaggcttatagtgatgagtattaccgagagggcccagagatacctctccaaaacacggagtgacaaatcctaatctcgatctatgccaaccaaacaaacaccttcggagacacctgtagagcatgtttataatcacccatttatgttgtgacgtttgatagcacacaaggtgttcctccagtattcgggatttgcataatctcatagtctgaggaacatgtataagtcatgaagaaagcagtagcaatgaaactgtaacggtcataatgctaagctaacggatgggtcatgtccatcacatcattgtcctaatgatgtgatcccgtttatcaaatgacaacacatgtctatggttaggaaacataaccatctttgattgatgagctagtcaagtagaggcatactagggacactatgttttgtccatgtattcagacatgtactaagtttccggttaatacaattctagcatgaataataaacatttatcataaaataaggaaataaataataactttattattgcgtgtagggcatatttccttcagtagtgcACCAATAATCCTATCACGCAGAATCACTGTCCAACCCTTGATGGAACCTTGAAGTTTAGGGCATGCTCCTCTGCCTTCTCGAActcctcttggatgctcatcatcatcatcattttggCGTCCTCATCATCCGAATCCGATGGCGCGATGAACTCGTTGAATATGAATTTGTCAAGATCATCTTTTTCATAGCCTTCATTCTACTCCGAATAGATTGGTGTACTACAAGTAATGACCAAAAGAATACAAAACTGGCTCGAACATTTAATTGAACACGTAGAGCGTGAGGCAAAAATATGAGTTTGACATACAGGGATGCCATCCGGTGGTGGCAACCTTTTTCGGTGGCGTCCTGGTCGGCGTCAGCGTGCGTTGGGCCATCCGGTGGCAAAGCCCTGCGTTGGGGATGGTGGTGGAGCACCAATACCGGTGGAAGTCCGATGGCGGCAATGCGGAGGGGGGCGAACAGGGTAGACAAGAGTGTTGTTTGGGCAATGAGAGGGGAGGTGGATATGACCGAATTGGCGAGGACCCTAGCGGTCAGTCCTACGTGGCGGACGTGCCTTTGCCTTCCCATATCGACCCAAGATATGGGCCGCATATGAGGAGTGCCAGTCAGTCTGGGCGTTTGGGCCGGCTATGGGGCGCCCGGTTGGGCGGCGTTTTTGCATCCGGGCCCTTGGGGCGGCTATGGGGGTgccagttgtagatgctcttatagcATCCCTGCCACAATGAGCCCATGTAGAGTTTTTAGAGGCTAAGCTCAATTTTTTTGGTCTAACAGATCCTTAAATAATATCCCTTCATCGGGAGGCATCAAAATACTAAATGCGAAAACAACTCATAGGAACTTTCCTACGAGGTGACTACTAGGCGATTAGGTTTTCCCTATTCCTGTTCGTGTTGCGGCTGGTCCGCCCCATATTTAGTGGCCTTTGGACATTGGTGGTCCGGAGGAACCCGATCCCTCATCGATGGGAGGGAGCCCCTTATTCTTGTTTGGTTTAGCGTGGGGTTATGTGACGGCGACGATGTTCCTAGTGAGAATAATGTCTCCCACATTCAATCCTTGTTCTAGTGGTGCGTCTACCATCGTCAGAGTACGTGTGGCGGCGTGTCCCCGTTTGATCTCGCGGGATTTGAATAGGTGCGAGTCTTTGGTAGATCTGTTTGGATTTTGTTTTCATTCTTCTTTGTTCGTGTGTTTATAGGTTTGATCCTTCCGGTTTACGCTCCTATTCATTCACGACGGTTGATGTTCTGTTGCACTGATCTCGGGGTAGGGGGGGCCTTAGCACGACGGCTTTCCGACTGGTTTGATGACGGTGCGGCCTTCAACTCGCTCTagtgcttatagtcgtcgctaggtggttcaCAAGCCTAGTTATATTTTTTGTTACTTCTAATATTCTTTGTAGTGCCATGACATGATAGATCATAACTACTTCCCCCTTTTCAAAAGCTTAGACGCCTAAAGTTTTTCAAATAATCCTAAAATCTAAGAAGTGGTAGCAATCATCTCCCGATATTCTGTCTTAAACGGTCCTTGCAAGCTAACCGTTCTAATTGTGAATCAACCAACCACGTCTGTTAAAGGATATCGTGGAAAAAACTTTCTGTAACCATGGTTCATGACTCTAATTTGTGACTAGTCTTGTGCTAATTTTTGTGCCAAATGTGAGTAATAAATCTATATCTATATGTCagtgctcaacacgtttagcgtgcagttaatttcatgtcaaatatagtgctaatcacataataacacgtaaataatatctgcatgcacttaatatactttcaaattaacgtgcattgcacatatACATTGACTAGTATAGATTGGAAGTttaatctataccaatataaaaaacccaaaggggcagatccaattaatctcggccatcaaatcatgtaaatccaacgacctagactgcttcaatgtcgagcgctcaacacgtttagcgtgcagttaatttcgtGCCAAATATAATGCTAATCAAATAATAACACGTAAATAATATctacatgcacttaatatactttcaaattaacgtgcattgcacgtatacATTGACTAGTATAgattggaagtttaaaagaaaaaaaaaacatgtgAAGACATTTCACCTTGCCACCTGCATCTTGACGGTGGGACGACTAGAGAATTCTCTCCAAAACCCTTGTGCTCGTCGACTCGTCCTCTTCGTTCCTCTCCATCTCCCCACCGGCCACCGCCACGCCTTTCGATTTCCCATGGCTCAACAAAGCCGCCTCCACCtcgaccccaaaccctaacccgagCAAGCCCAACAATCCAAACCCCTTCCTCCCCATCCAGTCCCACCtcacctccttcctctcctccctccccctcccacggGCCATTGCGCCGCCATGGGCTCGCATCCCCTCCCCATCTTCGTCGGCGGCGCTGCCAGTCGCCGAGATCGAGGACCGGCTCGCCGGGGTGCCCGTGTACGCCCTCGCTAATTCCGCCCAGGAATTTATGCTCGTGTCGAAAACCCACAGGGGCGGGGGAGGGGATGTGGCCGGCGGTGTGGGCGGAAGCGCGAGGCATCCACCGGCGCTCGGGATGCTCTGCTTCCGGAGGGAGGACGCGGATATGCTCCTCGCACAAATGGACGATGATATGCGCGCTGGTTCCACCGTGGTACCTGTTGCGCTCAACAAGGTCAGGTGCTTGCATTTGGTTTCCATAGGTTTTGCTCGACGGAATCCTCGAATGCGATGCTCTAATGGTGTGTTCTCTAAGTAGCCTTGGCGCTGTAACCATCCTGTATGTCCAGCGACTAGCATGCCAATTAAATTTGGAACAGTAATCTGTGTCTCATCGAAGTCATGGCAGGGTGCGAATTTGATATATCTAAAATGGGGATTCATCTGTCATTTAGTCAGGGCATCACTTTCATTTGTTCACTTAAAGCTGCCTGATCGTTTAATGTCATTCTCCAAGCCTTAAGTGGGAATATATTTCTTGGAAATCACCAGTCATGTATATCTTGAGGGCCTTGTTGTGGGTGGCACTCATGAAAGGGTTCTGCACTCAAGAATTAGTTTTTCTGGAAGGTTTTTAATtactcccttcatcccataatgtaagacgtttttgcaagctatgttAGTGGTATGAACCGGATCCCTACCAGGGCGTGGTCTCAGGTTGTAGGGGTAGAATGAGGGATGGCGTGGAGGAAGGCGTGGTCGCCGGCGGTCCGTTGCTTGCGCACGtgcgcacgagagagagagagcagcggctagggttaggtctcccggctccctaaggaagccgagcaaatatgattgcttcttgcttgattagattgatacatctcctctccttatatagagaggtttacttgactcccaagcaagcgacccttatctctaattaaccctaagactaacgggctataccacCAGCCTAGGCCCATTAggccattacgtactctaacagttAGCTTTTGAAAACGTCTTACATAAGGGGACGGAGTAGTAGTAGTTAAGGCCCCGATTCAAGTTGATTACTTGTATTTAAATGAGGTCACATTTCATATGAAATCCTGGATTTGCAAGATTTATAAatgtttctactccctccgttcggaattacttgtctcggaaatggatgtatctagaactaaaatacgtctagatacatccatttccgcgacaagtaattccgaacggagggagtagtttagaaGATGCTACTTGTTTACTAGAAAGCCCGTTCAGGTGTCATTAGTATTCATTTATCTTTTGGAAATTATGTACTCCTGATTCTGCGTTGTCTTCCATGTGTACCTATTTTTGGAGCATCTTATTTACATATGATATATGATTTCGTTTTCAGGTTATCCAACTGAAGTCTGATGGTGTGGCATTTAGATTTCTTCCTGATCCTTCTCAGGTGGCTGATGCAATTAAGGTAACATTTGTTCGAAATAGATGGTAGTGCATGTGATTTATTAGCAAATTTGATATTCTTATTGATGTTACCGGATCATATTATATATTTCCCTTATGTAATAATGCGAAATGTTGGTTGACCCATGATGATATTCTTAGTGGAGTTTTAGAAAATCGCAATCGGTATTATTTTGGTCACCTGATCTTGTTGTGATTATACATAAATACTTGGCCTTGTAAGTTGTCATCAGTTTTCTTGTTTTAACTTTTTATTTACGTATATACTCATTGGAAAGAAAAACAACCATCTGTGCTTCCATTTTTCATTGCATTCAATTATTCACTGTTTGCAACAGTTTCACTGTAGCACAATATATGCTTCAGTGCTCCAGTTTAACAATTTCTTTGAGAATTTAAGTGCGCCAAGATGCCATATAAACCCATCTTAACACTTCACATTGGCCCCTCTTAATCGGTTTTCTATAAGATTCGAGAGCACATATCCGCATAACTCCCTGGGATACCTGGTAAACCTGTCAC from Triticum aestivum cultivar Chinese Spring chromosome 3B, IWGSC CS RefSeq v2.1, whole genome shotgun sequence includes these protein-coding regions:
- the LOC123067580 gene encoding protein TIC 22-like, chloroplastic, which encodes MAAMRRGANRVDKSVVWAMRGEVDMTELARTLARILSKTLVLVDSSSSFLSISPPATATPFDFPWLNKAASTSTPNPNPSKPNNPNPFLPIQSHLTSFLSSLPLPRAIAPPWARIPSPSSSAALPVAEIEDRLAGVPVYALANSAQEFMLVSKTHRGGGGDVAGGVGGSARHPPALGMLCFRREDADMLLAQMDDDMRAGSTVVPVALNKVIQLKSDGVAFRFLPDPSQVADAIKLMQDGGEFLNEGFPGVPVFQSRSLVLRNDNKRYRPVFFRKEDLDKSLHRASSDQQSPIPAVRIGDTQVSSLEDIITSMKDSSSSKWDDAVFVPPGFDIAIGSEPSRLNK